A genome region from Nitrosopumilus oxyclinae includes the following:
- a CDS encoding CoA-binding protein, with product MEQDSFSDQQISEILSLTKVAVVGMSKNSSKAAHYVPKYLFENGYDITPVNPTTDEILGKQCYSSISEIDGEVDIIDVFRPSDQVLPFVVEAIKKKPKVIWLQEGIHNPEAEKLATQAGIKVIFNRCMLAEHKRLSQ from the coding sequence GTGGAGCAAGATTCTTTTTCCGATCAGCAAATCAGCGAGATCCTCTCATTAACCAAAGTGGCTGTAGTGGGAATGTCTAAAAATTCTTCAAAAGCTGCACATTATGTGCCAAAATATTTGTTTGAAAATGGATATGATATAACACCTGTAAATCCAACAACTGATGAAATATTAGGGAAGCAGTGTTACAGCTCTATTTCTGAAATTGATGGAGAAGTTGACATCATTGATGTTTTCAGGCCTTCAGACCAGGTTTTACCATTTGTTGTAGAGGCAATCAAGAAAAAACCTAAAGTGATTTGGCTTCAAGAGGGAATTCATAATCCTGAAGCTGAAAAGTTGGCAACACAAGCTGGGATTAAAGTAATTTTCAATCGATGTATGTTGGCAGAACATAAGAGATTGTCACAATGA
- a CDS encoding NAD+ synthase: MNQDIINEIKEQDYLAITEEIENFISEQIEKNQSKGVILGLSGGIDSAVIAYICKRKLKDKTLALIMPDTSITPKSETEDALKMISLTGIEYKLIDIKPIINEYSMYLEPNEKAKGNLRARVRTNILYYYANAKNYLVLGSSDKSEFNIGYFTKFGDGASDITPIISLYKLQVREIAKHLGVPDKIISKKSSPHLWKDHEAEEELGIQYEEIDSILHCMLEKKFSIDEIEKNTEISRITIEKIQQLHINSEHKRLLPQKPNRE; this comes from the coding sequence TTGAATCAAGACATCATAAATGAGATTAAAGAGCAAGACTATCTAGCAATAACTGAAGAAATTGAGAATTTTATATCAGAGCAAATAGAAAAAAATCAATCTAAAGGAGTTATTTTAGGATTAAGTGGAGGAATAGACTCAGCAGTAATAGCTTACATTTGTAAGAGAAAACTAAAAGATAAAACACTTGCATTAATAATGCCAGATACATCAATTACTCCCAAATCTGAAACAGAAGATGCACTCAAAATGATTTCGTTGACAGGAATCGAGTACAAGTTAATTGATATCAAACCAATCATAAACGAATATTCAATGTATTTAGAACCAAATGAAAAAGCTAAAGGAAATCTCAGGGCTAGAGTTCGAACAAACATACTATACTATTATGCAAATGCAAAAAACTATCTCGTTTTAGGATCAAGTGATAAAAGTGAATTCAACATAGGATATTTTACAAAATTTGGTGACGGGGCATCAGATATCACACCAATAATTTCATTATACAAACTACAAGTTAGAGAAATTGCTAAACATTTGGGAGTGCCAGACAAAATTATTTCCAAAAAAAGCAGTCCACATCTTTGGAAAGACCATGAGGCAGAAGAGGAATTAGGAATACAATACGAAGAGATAGATTCTATTTTGCACTGCATGTTAGAGAAAAAATTTTCAATTGACGAAATAGAGAAAAACACAGAGATATCACGAATCACTATAGAAAAAATTCAACAATTACACATAAACAGTGAACATAAAAGATTGCTACCCCAGAAACCAAATAGAGAATAG
- the cysS gene encoding cysteine--tRNA ligase encodes MKLLDTLSKAEQEVDISKKVKIYLCGVTVYDESHIGHARTIIVFDVLRKYLENKGIEIEFIQNFTDVDDKIINRAKTENKTAEEISTKYIENYFNDFDGLNVKRATNYPKATEHIEDIINFIKKLIEKDIAYATKNGVYFSVSKFSEYGKLSKKKIDELQSGARIDIDEQKKDPLDFAVWKLSDVSPTWDSPWGKGRPGWHIECSVMSIKYLGENFDIHGGGRDLIFPHHENEIAQSESCTGVQFAKIWMHVGMVTIDGEKMSKSIGNVKSIKYVLENWGPNIIRLFCLSGHYSKPIDYSEELLKENLTKWRQVETCHYELIHANSENSDEIGEFVTKTGIEFDTALNSDFNTHLALSAFFQLVKETNRLAAEEKLGINNSKIIKEELKRMLEILGLEIPKITDSQKEEIDKLIIDREKARNEKQFEDADKIRDKLNEMNIELIDHKGKTIWMRKEIINAEK; translated from the coding sequence ATGAAGCTGTTAGATACATTATCCAAAGCAGAACAAGAGGTAGATATTTCAAAAAAGGTCAAAATTTACCTCTGCGGAGTCACAGTGTATGATGAATCTCACATAGGCCATGCAAGAACAATAATAGTTTTCGACGTACTAAGAAAATATCTTGAAAATAAAGGAATAGAAATTGAATTTATTCAAAATTTTACAGATGTTGATGATAAAATAATTAATCGCGCAAAGACTGAAAATAAAACAGCTGAAGAGATCAGTACAAAATACATCGAGAATTATTTTAACGATTTTGATGGATTAAATGTAAAACGTGCAACAAATTATCCAAAAGCAACAGAACACATTGAAGATATTATTAACTTCATTAAAAAATTAATTGAAAAAGATATCGCATATGCAACAAAGAACGGAGTTTATTTTTCAGTTTCAAAATTTTCAGAATATGGGAAATTATCTAAAAAGAAGATAGATGAACTTCAATCAGGAGCTAGAATTGATATCGATGAGCAAAAAAAAGACCCTTTAGATTTTGCAGTATGGAAACTATCAGATGTCAGCCCCACTTGGGATAGTCCTTGGGGTAAAGGAAGACCCGGATGGCATATTGAATGTTCAGTTATGAGCATAAAGTATCTAGGAGAAAATTTTGACATTCATGGTGGAGGACGAGATTTAATTTTTCCTCATCATGAAAATGAAATTGCACAATCTGAATCTTGCACAGGAGTTCAATTTGCAAAAATTTGGATGCATGTTGGAATGGTCACCATTGATGGAGAAAAAATGTCAAAATCTATTGGAAATGTAAAATCCATCAAATATGTATTAGAGAACTGGGGACCAAACATAATCAGATTATTCTGTCTATCAGGACATTATTCAAAACCAATAGACTATTCTGAGGAATTATTAAAAGAAAATCTTACAAAATGGAGACAAGTGGAAACTTGTCATTATGAATTAATTCATGCTAATAGCGAAAATAGTGATGAAATTGGCGAATTTGTCACTAAAACAGGCATAGAATTTGATACTGCTTTGAATAGTGACTTTAACACACATTTGGCATTATCTGCATTTTTCCAGTTAGTTAAAGAAACTAACAGATTAGCTGCTGAAGAAAAACTTGGAATAAATAATTCTAAAATAATTAAAGAGGAATTAAAAAGAATGTTAGAGATACTTGGATTAGAAATTCCCAAAATAACAGATAGTCAAAAAGAAGAAATCGATAAATTGATCATCGACAGAGAGAAAGCAAGAAACGAAAAACAATTTGAGGATGCAGATAAAATTCGAGACAAACTAAACGAAATGAATATTGAATTAATTGATCATAAAGGAAAAACAATTTGGATGCGTAAAGAAATTATCAATGCAGAAAAATAA
- a CDS encoding mechanosensitive ion channel family protein, giving the protein MVFEFLQPLSDIEITGGLTVLSLLFGGIIMGVGILVARTIRLLFSKYYAPKLPQDSAKNFGKLIYFGIIILSFLVFTSTTGVDFSGLLVAGGIFGIIIGFATQSVVSNLISGIFLMIEKPVKQGDKIEIPGTDVSGTLLDISTFSVRVKKFDGTILRVPNESFFTSNIRSLSSTPVRRSEGIIGIAYREDIDGAISVLKKAIRSSMPFVLTLPEPDFRIKELADSSVNIEILVWHPRDDWDQVGPKLLKVAKNALDAAGIEIPFPQRVIWKAKE; this is encoded by the coding sequence TTGGTCTTTGAATTTTTACAACCTTTATCTGATATTGAAATAACTGGCGGATTAACTGTTCTTTCATTGTTATTTGGAGGAATAATTATGGGGGTTGGAATACTTGTTGCAAGAACTATAAGATTGCTTTTTTCAAAGTATTATGCCCCTAAATTACCTCAAGATTCTGCTAAAAACTTTGGAAAACTAATTTACTTTGGAATTATAATATTGTCTTTCCTTGTTTTTACTTCTACAACTGGTGTTGATTTTTCTGGATTACTTGTAGCTGGGGGAATCTTTGGAATTATCATTGGATTTGCAACACAATCAGTAGTATCTAATTTAATTTCAGGAATTTTCTTAATGATAGAAAAACCAGTTAAGCAAGGAGATAAGATTGAGATTCCTGGAACTGATGTTTCTGGAACTCTGTTAGATATTAGTACATTTTCTGTCCGAGTAAAAAAATTCGATGGTACTATTCTAAGAGTTCCAAATGAATCATTTTTTACTTCTAATATACGATCCTTAAGCTCAACTCCTGTTAGACGTTCTGAAGGAATAATTGGAATTGCATATAGAGAAGATATTGACGGTGCTATTTCAGTTCTTAAAAAAGCTATTCGTTCTTCCATGCCTTTTGTTTTGACATTGCCCGAACCTGACTTTAGAATAAAAGAATTAGCTGATTCAAGCGTAAATATTGAAATTTTGGTGTGGCATCCTAGAGATGATTGGGACCAAGTAGGACCTAAGTTACTCAAAGTTGCTAAAAATGCCCTTGATGCTGCAGGAATTGAAATTCCATTTCCTCAACGTGTTATTTGGAAAGCAAAAGAATAG
- a CDS encoding cobalamin-binding protein, with translation MTIKRIVSFLPSATELLYEFGIQDDLYGVTHECKYPKDAVSKPKVINSVINSDELSSKEIDTATCQLLKDGKDIFVLNEENLKNANPDLIISQETCEVCAAYTNQVNKAVQILQKKPMLFSMDPHNMNEIINSVTELGKIIDKKEKAKEITDSLSKRIEKIRKNTNAKEIKVLAIEWIEPFFTAGHWVPEMIEIAGGINMISKTGEHSRRSDIDEIINANPDIIILMPCGFDTQRTIKEYEKFLKNNEKWKNLKAVKMNKIFAVDANSFFSKPSIRTIDGSEILAKIIQPEIFEELTVPDRSFAHIEND, from the coding sequence ATGACGATAAAAAGAATTGTTTCATTTTTACCAAGTGCTACTGAATTATTATATGAATTTGGCATACAAGACGATCTGTATGGTGTAACTCATGAATGTAAATATCCAAAAGATGCAGTGTCAAAGCCTAAAGTAATTAATTCAGTAATAAATTCAGATGAATTATCCAGTAAAGAAATTGACACCGCAACATGTCAATTACTAAAGGACGGAAAAGATATTTTTGTATTAAATGAAGAAAATCTAAAAAATGCAAATCCAGATCTAATCATATCACAAGAAACATGTGAGGTATGTGCAGCTTATACGAATCAGGTAAACAAAGCAGTTCAAATTCTGCAAAAAAAACCAATGTTATTTTCAATGGATCCTCACAACATGAATGAAATTATTAATTCAGTTACAGAACTAGGTAAAATAATCGATAAAAAAGAAAAGGCTAAAGAAATTACAGATTCACTATCAAAAAGGATTGAGAAAATTAGAAAAAATACTAATGCCAAAGAGATCAAAGTTCTTGCAATAGAATGGATTGAGCCCTTTTTTACTGCAGGTCATTGGGTTCCAGAAATGATTGAAATTGCAGGAGGAATTAATATGATCAGCAAAACAGGAGAACACTCTAGAAGATCAGACATAGATGAGATCATCAATGCAAATCCAGATATCATTATCTTGATGCCTTGTGGTTTTGATACACAGAGAACCATCAAAGAGTATGAAAAATTTCTAAAAAATAATGAAAAATGGAAAAATCTTAAAGCAGTAAAAATGAATAAAATTTTTGCAGTAGATGCAAATTCATTTTTCAGTAAACCCAGCATACGCACAATTGACGGGAGTGAAATTTTGGCAAAGATCATCCAGCCTGAAATCTTTGAAGAATTAACAGTGCCAGATAGGTCATTTGCACATATTGAGAATGATTAA
- the metG gene encoding methionine--tRNA ligase, giving the protein MNKKAIITSALPYANGEIHLGHVASTYLPADVTTRFLKMNGVEAYYVCASDDFGTPILIQSEKEGKTPAEYVAHWNKRDYEDFSAFNIDFDYFYKTSSTENISFVQDVFKKLNDSGHIYEKEIIQFYCNNDEKFLPDRYVKGICPYCKADDQYSDLCESCGRVPEEITDPKCSLCGATPTKEKTTHYFFKLKNFSDSLAKWLDEAPNLQKDVKKYVQNWIKSGLIDWDITRDIPWGVPVPLDGAEGKVFYGWFDNHLAYISTALKFLNDKGIDGKEFWNSADIYHFIGKDIVYHHYLFLPAMRLGIDSEYKLPDYIPTRGHLTLQSKKISKSRNWYIGLKQFLEYYPADYLRFYLVSINPYSQDDLNFDWDDFTTRINSELIGNLGNFVNRALGFTKKAFDGKVPEVDSFDEKDSEAEQKIKNFATDLSDLMEQNHLDRALKRIMEFSSFFNQYFQHKEPWKKGPGTANCVYLSVNAARALSIALFPFLPESSQKIWEQLGLDGEINKSSWSDMSLLGISPNHVLGDASPIFVKVEESDIEKHKNQLGPSE; this is encoded by the coding sequence ATGAACAAAAAAGCTATAATCACCAGTGCATTGCCATATGCAAATGGCGAAATTCATTTAGGACATGTTGCATCTACTTATCTTCCAGCTGATGTAACAACTAGATTTTTAAAAATGAATGGTGTTGAAGCTTACTATGTTTGTGCATCTGATGATTTTGGAACTCCAATCTTAATCCAGTCTGAAAAAGAAGGAAAAACACCTGCTGAATATGTGGCACACTGGAATAAGCGAGACTACGAAGATTTTTCAGCATTCAATATTGATTTTGACTATTTTTACAAAACAAGTTCTACTGAAAACATTTCTTTTGTTCAAGATGTTTTCAAAAAGTTAAATGATTCTGGGCATATTTATGAAAAAGAAATTATCCAATTTTATTGCAATAATGATGAAAAATTCCTACCTGATAGATATGTGAAAGGCATATGTCCTTACTGTAAGGCAGATGATCAATATTCTGATCTTTGTGAGAGTTGTGGGCGTGTACCTGAAGAAATAACAGATCCAAAGTGCTCATTATGTGGAGCAACACCAACAAAAGAAAAAACCACACATTATTTTTTCAAACTCAAAAACTTTAGTGATTCATTAGCAAAATGGTTAGATGAGGCACCCAATTTACAAAAAGATGTAAAAAAATATGTTCAGAATTGGATCAAATCTGGACTAATTGATTGGGATATAACACGAGATATTCCTTGGGGTGTACCAGTACCACTTGATGGTGCAGAAGGTAAGGTCTTCTATGGTTGGTTTGATAATCACCTGGCATACATTTCAACTGCATTAAAATTTCTTAATGATAAAGGAATTGATGGAAAAGAATTTTGGAATTCTGCTGACATTTACCACTTTATAGGAAAAGACATTGTATATCACCACTATCTTTTCTTACCTGCAATGAGATTGGGGATTGATTCAGAATACAAACTTCCAGATTACATTCCAACTCGTGGACATTTGACTTTACAATCAAAGAAAATTTCAAAAAGCAGGAATTGGTATATTGGTTTGAAACAATTTTTAGAATATTATCCTGCAGACTATCTTAGATTTTATCTTGTATCTATTAATCCATATTCTCAAGATGATCTGAATTTTGATTGGGATGATTTCACAACAAGAATTAATTCTGAATTGATTGGAAATCTAGGAAATTTTGTAAATAGAGCACTTGGTTTTACAAAAAAAGCATTTGATGGAAAAGTTCCAGAAGTTGATTCATTTGATGAAAAAGATTCTGAGGCTGAACAAAAAATTAAAAACTTTGCAACTGATTTGAGTGACCTCATGGAACAAAACCATCTTGATAGGGCATTGAAGAGAATTATGGAATTTTCATCATTTTTTAATCAATATTTTCAACACAAAGAACCTTGGAAAAAAGGACCTGGAACTGCAAACTGTGTGTATCTTTCAGTAAATGCTGCACGAGCGTTATCCATAGCCCTTTTCCCTTTCTTGCCTGAATCTTCACAAAAAATTTGGGAGCAATTGGGATTAGATGGTGAAATTAACAAATCTTCATGGAGTGACATGTCATTACTTGGAATCTCTCCAAATCATGTGCTGGGTGATGCATCTCCAATATTTGTTAAAGTTGAAGAATCTGATATTGAAAAACACAAAAATCAATTGGGACCTTCTGAATAA
- a CDS encoding biotin--[acetyl-CoA-carboxylase] ligase — MIYNSFDNPGLIKVLTFLQTHNTEYLSGQDLSDVLRISRVAVWKHIKKIQELGYIVESKQKLGYKLISNSELLLPWEITSNLKTKIIGKQAYYFDSIDSTQNQALKMAQDAANDGTIIVAAKQTGGKGRDGRKWISPKGGIWISIILHPKFDISITTLFPIASSLALSIAIEKVFSIKPELKWPNDLTIKGKKVAGMLVDVSLESNKIEKLVLGVGINFDVDVKKIEKTLNETPNFYGVASLSEQKQNIKPIQLVQTFLLELEKIYKDLNERQIKKIISEWTLRSSTIGKNVELNTIDSKIKGKAIKIDDDGALVVSNNNKNHRIIAGDIIHLSK, encoded by the coding sequence TTGATTTACAATTCATTTGACAATCCAGGGCTAATCAAAGTACTAACATTTTTGCAAACTCACAATACAGAATATCTATCAGGTCAAGATTTGAGTGACGTATTAAGAATTAGTAGAGTTGCAGTTTGGAAACACATTAAAAAAATTCAGGAGTTAGGATACATTGTAGAATCAAAACAAAAGTTAGGATACAAATTAATTTCAAATTCAGAGTTATTACTTCCGTGGGAGATTACTTCAAATTTAAAAACAAAAATCATAGGAAAGCAAGCATACTATTTTGATTCAATTGATTCAACACAAAATCAGGCATTAAAAATGGCTCAAGATGCTGCAAATGACGGAACAATAATAGTTGCAGCAAAACAAACAGGAGGAAAAGGAAGAGACGGAAGAAAATGGATATCACCAAAAGGCGGAATTTGGATTTCAATAATACTGCATCCAAAATTTGACATTTCAATTACAACATTATTTCCCATTGCATCATCGCTTGCATTATCAATAGCAATTGAGAAAGTATTTTCAATTAAACCTGAATTGAAATGGCCAAATGATTTGACAATAAAGGGTAAAAAAGTGGCGGGGATGTTGGTAGACGTATCATTAGAATCAAATAAAATTGAAAAACTAGTTTTAGGCGTTGGAATAAATTTTGATGTGGATGTAAAAAAGATTGAAAAAACACTAAATGAAACTCCAAATTTTTACGGAGTAGCATCACTGAGTGAACAAAAACAAAACATCAAACCAATTCAATTAGTGCAGACATTTTTGTTAGAACTAGAAAAAATTTACAAGGATCTCAATGAAAGACAAATTAAAAAAATAATTTCAGAGTGGACATTAAGATCATCAACAATAGGTAAAAACGTAGAACTGAACACAATTGATTCTAAAATTAAAGGAAAAGCTATAAAAATTGATGATGACGGAGCCCTCGTAGTTTCAAACAACAATAAGAATCACAGAATAATTGCAGGGGACATCATACATTTATCAAAATAA
- a CDS encoding DUF432 domain-containing protein, protein MITIQTYFKNKMMFENDRINSSSKNPESMSEEDMKSEYSSYGKYSIDDFLELSFPNVTVRIKKIGENIFSYDKIDSEENMVEKIIPTSSSILTIEVAPIRPLNHPARRTNYLYLDLESPIFLSSGSSAIVFINCPIEIGIFLIHDGVPESLDWFTCNSLDSRFCLYGPPESGTLCKYAHSDIVESHDSSIPYVNGVMEINLKNDLSKGYTISNLVFPISGHSLYYDNSKTIFDSLTAVLKKKLTLEILDAKSLTVQTDWKQSPTYERAEQTKSIDMGVE, encoded by the coding sequence TTGATTACAATTCAGACATATTTTAAAAATAAGATGATGTTTGAAAACGATAGAATAAATTCAAGTTCAAAGAATCCTGAAAGTATGAGTGAAGAGGACATGAAATCAGAATATTCATCTTATGGGAAATATTCGATTGATGACTTTCTTGAACTTTCTTTTCCTAATGTTACTGTTAGAATTAAAAAAATAGGTGAAAATATTTTTTCTTATGATAAGATAGACTCTGAAGAAAATATGGTTGAAAAAATAATCCCTACGTCTTCTTCAATTCTTACTATTGAAGTGGCACCAATTAGACCTTTGAATCACCCTGCTCGAAGAACTAACTATTTGTATTTGGATCTTGAATCTCCTATTTTTCTTTCTAGCGGGTCATCTGCAATTGTTTTCATTAATTGTCCTATTGAAATTGGTATTTTTTTAATTCATGATGGAGTTCCTGAATCTTTAGATTGGTTTACTTGCAATTCATTGGATTCTAGATTTTGTCTATATGGGCCCCCTGAATCTGGAACTTTGTGTAAATATGCTCATTCTGACATTGTTGAATCTCATGATTCATCAATTCCATATGTTAACGGTGTGATGGAAATTAATCTTAAAAATGATTTATCCAAAGGATATACTATATCCAATCTTGTTTTTCCTATTTCTGGACATTCACTATATTATGATAATTCAAAGACCATCTTTGATTCTTTGACAGCGGTGCTAAAGAAAAAACTAACTTTAGAAATCCTTGATGCTAAATCTTTAACAGTTCAAACTGACTGGAAACAATCTCCAACATATGAGAGAGCAGAGCAGACTAAATCTATCGATATGGGAGTTGAATAA
- a CDS encoding redox-regulated ATPase YchF, translated as MPIKIGLIGKTNTGKTTFFNSATLSSEEISSYPFTTKSPVSGVAHAITLCVHPEFKIQDNPNNSKCLDGWRYIPIELIDLPGLIKDAWKGKGLGNQFLSIAAQSDALLHVVDASGGIDSSGKITEVGTGDPISDFADIEEELIMWYHKILEGNRDKVSKLIKSGTDVIDTITDLYRGIGVTKIQVKETFRATNLEEKDFDNFDMVDTKKFASHLRKISKPTLIVANKVDVEGADKNFARLRERYNDSIVIPVSGDSEFVLRRAEQKGLIKYSPGSETFEIIKPDELNEKQINALNFIKKGIMGEYMRTGVQFAINVAVFKLLKMNSIYPVADEKNLADKKGRVLPDLILLKDGATINDLAKEIHSDLTKGLIYGKDLRYNLRLPTDYQLRDRDVVSLVSAAKK; from the coding sequence ATGCCCATCAAGATAGGATTAATTGGTAAAACCAATACTGGCAAGACTACCTTTTTCAATTCCGCTACCCTTTCTTCTGAGGAAATTTCATCATATCCTTTCACTACAAAGTCTCCTGTATCTGGAGTTGCACATGCAATTACTTTATGCGTTCATCCTGAATTTAAAATTCAAGATAATCCAAATAATTCAAAATGTCTTGATGGTTGGAGGTATATCCCAATTGAGTTGATAGATTTACCTGGTCTCATCAAAGATGCTTGGAAAGGTAAAGGTCTTGGGAATCAGTTTTTGTCAATTGCTGCACAATCTGATGCGCTGCTTCATGTCGTTGACGCATCTGGCGGGATTGATTCTTCTGGAAAAATTACTGAAGTTGGGACTGGGGATCCAATATCTGATTTTGCAGATATAGAGGAAGAACTAATCATGTGGTATCATAAAATTCTAGAAGGTAATCGAGATAAGGTTTCAAAATTAATTAAATCTGGAACTGATGTTATTGATACTATTACTGATCTTTACCGTGGAATTGGAGTTACTAAAATTCAAGTTAAAGAAACATTTCGTGCCACTAATCTTGAAGAGAAAGATTTTGATAACTTTGATATGGTTGATACTAAAAAATTTGCATCACACTTACGGAAAATATCGAAACCTACTTTGATTGTTGCAAATAAGGTTGATGTTGAAGGTGCTGACAAAAATTTTGCTAGATTGAGAGAACGATATAATGATTCAATAGTAATCCCAGTCAGTGGTGATAGTGAATTTGTTTTAAGACGTGCAGAACAAAAAGGATTGATCAAATATTCTCCTGGATCTGAAACATTTGAAATTATAAAACCTGATGAATTGAATGAAAAACAAATTAACGCATTGAATTTTATCAAAAAAGGTATAATGGGAGAATACATGAGGACTGGTGTACAGTTTGCAATTAATGTGGCTGTCTTCAAACTACTTAAAATGAATTCTATTTATCCTGTAGCTGATGAAAAAAACCTTGCAGACAAAAAAGGAAGGGTGTTGCCTGATTTGATATTATTAAAAGATGGTGCAACTATTAATGATCTTGCAAAAGAGATTCATTCTGATTTAACAAAAGGTCTGATTTATGGAAAAGATTTGAGGTATAATTTGAGATTGCCTACTGATTACCAATTAAGGGATAGGGATGTTGTCTCTCTTGTTAGTGCTGCAAAAAAATAG
- a CDS encoding adenosylhomocysteinase — translation MSKVKSSPKLIKDGKLSYEWARSHMQILDNTINRYKKSKPLKGITLGFCLHITKETSVLLMGAKELGATVACCGGNPLTTQDDIAAFLASQGINVYSWHGQSVKDYDWCIDQVLKHKPAILTDDGADMNIKAHFDKRFKDMEILGATEETTAGVTRIRAVENQGKLRYPVILVNEAYTKHMFDNRYGTGQSTIDGYLRAMNLLMASKRVVVIGYGWVGRGVASRFNGMGSKVIVTEVDPIKALEAHMDGFEVMPMSEAAKIGDMFVTCTGMTSVIRKEHIMKMKSGAIMGNVGHFDVEIDSKFLLKSSKSVKEVRPNLDECTLSNGKIVYLIGQGRLANLVAAEGHPPEVMAQSFSNQILSVLYILKNHKKMENKIIDVPEEIDQQIAVDALKAMDVKIDKLTPEQVKYANNW, via the coding sequence TTGAGTAAAGTAAAGTCTAGTCCAAAATTGATTAAAGATGGAAAGTTATCTTATGAATGGGCTCGATCTCATATGCAAATTCTTGATAATACTATTAATCGATATAAAAAATCAAAACCTCTAAAGGGAATCACACTTGGATTTTGTCTTCACATTACTAAAGAAACATCCGTTTTACTAATGGGTGCAAAAGAGTTGGGCGCTACAGTTGCATGTTGTGGTGGAAATCCTCTCACAACACAAGACGACATTGCTGCATTTTTAGCCTCTCAAGGAATCAATGTTTATTCTTGGCATGGACAATCTGTAAAAGATTATGATTGGTGTATTGATCAAGTTCTAAAACACAAACCAGCTATTCTTACCGATGATGGTGCTGATATGAACATCAAAGCACATTTTGATAAACGGTTTAAAGATATGGAAATCCTTGGGGCAACTGAAGAAACCACCGCAGGTGTTACTAGAATCAGAGCTGTAGAAAACCAAGGGAAATTGCGTTATCCTGTTATTTTAGTTAATGAAGCATATACGAAGCACATGTTTGATAATAGATACGGAACTGGTCAGAGCACAATTGACGGATATCTTCGTGCAATGAATCTGCTTATGGCATCAAAACGTGTTGTAGTTATCGGTTATGGATGGGTAGGTCGTGGTGTTGCATCTAGATTTAATGGAATGGGTTCTAAAGTTATTGTAACTGAAGTTGATCCTATCAAAGCTCTTGAAGCACACATGGATGGATTTGAAGTAATGCCAATGAGTGAAGCTGCAAAGATTGGTGATATGTTTGTTACATGCACTGGAATGACTAGTGTAATTAGAAAAGAACACATTATGAAAATGAAATCTGGTGCAATTATGGGCAACGTTGGTCACTTTGATGTTGAAATTGATAGTAAATTTTTGTTAAAATCTTCAAAATCAGTTAAAGAAGTGAGACCCAACCTCGATGAATGTACTTTGAGCAATGGAAAAATAGTGTATCTTATTGGACAAGGTCGTCTTGCAAATTTGGTTGCTGCAGAAGGACATCCTCCTGAAGTTATGGCACAATCATTTTCAAATCAAATACTTTCTGTATTGTATATTCTCAAAAACCATAAAAAAATGGAAAACAAAATTATCGATGTTCCTGAGGAAATTGATCAACAAATTGCAGTTGATGCTCTAAAGGCAATGGATGTTAAAATTGATAAATTAACTCCTGAACAAGTAAAATACGCAAATAACTGGTAA
- a CDS encoding Rieske (2Fe-2S) protein codes for MTWKKIADKGAVAAGKGKAFKVDGKQIAVFNQDGYHAMDDLCVHQDGSIAPGKLDGDIVECPLHFWHYNIKTGQLTDYLKDVKLETYPVQARDDGIYIDI; via the coding sequence TTGACTTGGAAGAAAATTGCAGATAAAGGTGCAGTAGCAGCAGGTAAAGGAAAAGCTTTCAAAGTAGATGGTAAGCAAATTGCAGTTTTCAATCAAGATGGATATCATGCAATGGATGATCTCTGCGTACATCAAGATGGATCAATTGCACCAGGAAAATTAGACGGAGATATTGTGGAATGCCCATTACATTTTTGGCATTATAATATCAAAACCGGACAATTAACGGATTATCTCAAAGATGTAAAACTTGAAACATATCCAGTACAAGCTAGAGATGACGGTATTTACATCGACATCTAA